ACGCGCGCGCAGCATGCCTGACCTCAGTATTATAGTTGACAGAACGATCAAGAATAGGCTTGCCATATTTGCTCTCGCCCAACTGAAAAAACGGCGTATCTTCAGTGGCTTTGATACAGTTACCCTCAGGGTAAATCATATACAGCTCAGGCGGTTGGCCTTTTATTTGGCCGCCGAGCATAAACGAGCTGGTAAAGGAGCCGTCGACATCAGTATTAGCGACCGATTTTGCATGGTTCATCTTTTCACGCATACATTCGCCAACCATTTGCGCGGCGTCAAATAAGGTCAATACGGTATTGAGGTTGCTCTCTGTACGCTGGTCAATATCGTTCTGTAATTTAGTGAACACCGCCTGCGAAGTGGCCAAGCTACCGGCAGTTTGTAAGACTATAAAGCGCTCGCCCTCGATACCATATTGATACAGCTTTCTAAATGTCGATATGTGATCAACACCAGCATTAGTACGGGTGTCACTAGCAAAGACCATACCGTCTTTTAGACGAATAGCCGCACAATAAGTCATAACGTATCCTTAAGGAAGATAAGATTAATAAACAACAACATATCTGATACTCAAGTATCTGGCACTAGAACATCCGGACCTATGATAATCGTGTGACTAGCACTTGACTGTAAAGATTTTCATAACCGCCGCCCATTCTGACACCACGTACCGGTGCGGTATCCAAATAATCGCGTCCAATGGCCACATAGACATGCGAGTTTGGTTGAAATGCCTGATTGGAGATATCAAAAGTATACCAGTAGCCCTCTAACCAAGCTTCTGCCCACGCATGACTGGCCATATGGTTTTCGGAATCATCATATAGATACCCCGACACATAGCGTGCTGGAATCTGCTGATCTCGTAAGAGACTCAAAAACACATGCGTATGGTCTTGGCACACGCCAGCACTTGTCTCAAAAGATTCAGCAGCGGTTGTACCCACATTAGTCACATCTTTAACAAAAGGCATTTTCATGATAAGTGCATTAGCCATCGCTTTTAGGCTGTCATGGGTGTGGTCTTTTAGATAAGGCGCTGCAAATTCACGCATTGCCTCTGAGCATTTGGTCAAGGGAGTTTGTACGGTGAATAACAAGTAGGGGACGTTGTCCATATCCTCTAATCGCTCGGTATCGGTATTAATCTCAACGATACCTGAAGCCTGCATTTGTAAGTTGTTATGCGCCTCGTTGCGGCTGAGGGTTAGCCAATCGTTGCCGAAACCGTCTTTTTGATTGGTGGCTACCTTAGGCAGCATAACATCCCACCGATGAATAATTTGGTGCGGTAGTTGCATGGGGGTCATACGAATATACTGTACACTGCGCTGCGCCAACTCATCATAATAGTAATTAGTTTGGTGGCTGATTTGAAGTTTCATAATATCATCCTTTTATCGTAGCCATTGTTTGGTCTGCTATCCGAGCTATTTATATTGTCTGGTCGAACATTCTAATGTCTAGTGTTCATCACGGGACATCTATGATCTATCTTCTGCTAAACACCTTGCCGCAATATAATATTAAACTCTTGGCTTATAAGCTTAAAGTCACTAAACCGCTTTGATCTGATCATCTGGTTGGTCAGGCGCGTCAGCTCACGCCAGCGTGTATTCTCTGGTAGCTCATTAATCCAATGTTTAAATTCAAGACTGGCTGCCATTGAGTCCTCATTTAATAAAACAGCACGCTCCAACTGCTCAAAGTGTCGTCCTAACTGCCAAAAACAAGTAACCGTGGCATGCTCTTGTTTCATAGCGGCATTACACGCATAAAGTTGCAAGGTGGCCGCCCGATAAGTGCCCGCACTTGAAAGTCTTTTAATTAGGTTGTACAGCTCAGCGGTGTCTTTGCCGATCACGCCCTTAGCCTCTTGAACATTGGTCTCAATCGACTGGACCACATTGGGTATTATTTTTTGTTCCAAATCAGTCATCATCTGCGCTTTCATCACTTTTAATGATTCATTTGCATCCGCCTCAAAGCCCAAACGGCTTATTAGATGCTGTACTTGTGACTTTTTGAGATCGCCTTTGATCAGCTGTTTCAGTATGCTGTCGTAATAATAGAGCCGCTCACTATATCTACCCAGCCAGATTAGATGACTGGCGGTGGATAATAGCAGTATCATCGAGGCATCACCCAAATGCTCATACCCAGCCTCTATAGGCTGTACACGATCATAGTAGTTGGCGTGATCAGTGGCACCATTCTCTAGTGATGAATGGTTATGTGGCGGTGCTTTGGCAGACGCTGACAAGGCATTATTTGAATTAACAGTGTCTAAATTACTGTCATCAATGACCCAGGTGTCTTTGATACCGCCACCTTGGGAGGAGTTGACCACCAAGGAGCCTTCAACCATTGCCACCCGAGTTAAGCCGCCAGGCACAATATCTACTGAGCCGTCACCATGACTGAGTATGAATGGGCGCAGGTCGATGTGACGCGGCGCGATACCATCAGCGACAGCGGTAGGGTTAGTGGAGAGTGAGATGGTCGGTTGGGCAATAAAACCAGATGGATTGTCAAGTAAACGCTTACGATAATCGCTGATTTCTTGTTTGGTAGAAGTGGGTCCAATCAACATCCCGTAGCCACCTGAGCCTTGGGTTTCTTTGACCACCAGCTTGTCTAGGTTATCGAGAACGTAGCTCAACTCATCAGGCTTGCGACATTGATAAGTTTCGATATTAGGTAAAATAGGGTCTTCATCTAAATAAAACTTAATCATGTCAGGGACGAATGGATATAGGCTTTTGTCATCTGCGACGCCAGTGCCCGGAGCATTGACGATAACCACATTTCCGGCTCGATAAGCACTCATTAGCCCTGACACACCCAATATAGAACTGGATTGGAACGCTAGTG
The sequence above is a segment of the Psychrobacter sp. PL19 genome. Coding sequences within it:
- a CDS encoding peptidase, which gives rise to MTYCAAIRLKDGMVFASDTRTNAGVDHISTFRKLYQYGIEGERFIVLQTAGSLATSQAVFTKLQNDIDQRTESNLNTVLTLFDAAQMVGECMREKMNHAKSVANTDVDGSFTSSFMLGGQIKGQPPELYMIYPEGNCIKATEDTPFFQLGESKYGKPILDRSVNYNTEVRHAARALMLSFDSTIHSNLSVGMPIDFVLYQNDSLTLPNGRRVDERDEYFNTIRHQWSEALRRTLIELPKCPDGYWE
- a CDS encoding transglutaminase family protein, with protein sequence MKLQISHQTNYYYDELAQRSVQYIRMTPMQLPHQIIHRWDVMLPKVATNQKDGFGNDWLTLSRNEAHNNLQMQASGIVEINTDTERLEDMDNVPYLLFTVQTPLTKCSEAMREFAAPYLKDHTHDSLKAMANALIMKMPFVKDVTNVGTTAAESFETSAGVCQDHTHVFLSLLRDQQIPARYVSGYLYDDSENHMASHAWAEAWLEGYWYTFDISNQAFQPNSHVYVAIGRDYLDTAPVRGVRMGGGYENLYSQVLVTRLS
- a CDS encoding circularly permuted type 2 ATP-grasp protein, with product MNQKSAQSQSQSQNQTQNDNKNGGQSQNQAQGQTKHTATDAIKSTAKDAPQKNIKKLPSFDELQTAKGQYRPVAQMVGNWLDNINIDALNHLNEQAENIFYRKGVTFTVYSDAKNIERMIPFDIIPRIIAASEWQLIEKGCKQRITALNAFLHDIYHDQAIMKAGIVPASYVYASGCYEPWMMGIELDKPIYSHISGIDLIRDETGRFCVLEDNLRTPSGVSYMLESRNISETLLSDMFTHTPILGISDYPTRLKKCLVSSTSKYDPQIAILTPGRFNSAYYEHAFLAHEMNVPLVHGYDLVVENSKVYMQGIRGKVQVDVIYRRIDDPYIDPLAFQSSSILGVSGLMSAYRAGNVVIVNAPGTGVADDKSLYPFVPDMIKFYLDEDPILPNIETYQCRKPDELSYVLDNLDKLVVKETQGSGGYGMLIGPTSTKQEISDYRKRLLDNPSGFIAQPTISLSTNPTAVADGIAPRHIDLRPFILSHGDGSVDIVPGGLTRVAMVEGSLVVNSSQGGGIKDTWVIDDSNLDTVNSNNALSASAKAPPHNHSSLENGATDHANYYDRVQPIEAGYEHLGDASMILLLSTASHLIWLGRYSERLYYYDSILKQLIKGDLKKSQVQHLISRLGFEADANESLKVMKAQMMTDLEQKIIPNVVQSIETNVQEAKGVIGKDTAELYNLIKRLSSAGTYRAATLQLYACNAAMKQEHATVTCFWQLGRHFEQLERAVLLNEDSMAASLEFKHWINELPENTRWRELTRLTNQMIRSKRFSDFKLISQEFNIILRQGV